The genomic window TCCTGTTGTACTAAAGACACGTTTTTAATTGTTTAATGAATaatgtttatgttttaattGAAAATAGAGACTATTGGTGGTTTATAACAGTAAAGGGTGACTAATGATCCTTAATTTCCCTCACTTAATGTAGTGAATATTGAGTGAATTTTTGTATCTAGTGGTATTCACCTCTGACCGACACCATTGTGAACCCAAATGTAAACAGTCAGAGAGggtcagagagcgagagaacccTGTCAAGAAGAGGCTGAGAAAACCCTGACCATTCTTTTGCTCCTCTAACATTCTCCTGCCtacactctcctcctcttcctccacctcctcctcctccacctcctactcctcctctcctcctcctccacttctccTCCCCCCAGTCATCTGTAATGTACGATTGGACTAAGACATGATAGCGCATTAAGCCCTACTCTCACAGAATAGAATGAAAAACCCTGTTGAGGAGAGGCTAAGAAAACCCTGACCATTCTTTTGCCCCTCctcatcctttctctctctctctctctctctctctctctctctctctctctcccacagtcATCTGTAAAATTGAGTTCACCACCCAGTTCAACACGAGCCAGGTGACCGTAATGGACCCCCCCAAGCCCCTCTTCCCCGGCCGCAAGCCCTGGCCCCCGAGGAGACCCAGCGTCGGCGACGAGGGCTCCGGCTCCGCAGGCCAGGGCGAGGGTGAGCCGGTTCCCAAGCCCGAGAACCCTGAGGCTCCCGCGGACAAGCCAGAGAGACCGGTGCGTCGTCCTTGGGGCAGGCCCTTCGGGCGTCCCTGGTCGCCTCCCCGACGGGGCAAGCGGGCAGTGATGCCCAGGTTCCGCCCCATGGTGGGGCGGCCGTGGGGGCGACCCCAGCAGGAGGACAGCCAGGAGGAGCccgaggaggtggaggaggaggtggaggaggactcCTCGACCTGGACGCTCTACGGCATTTTTCAGCTGGCTGACCGAGTGGTGTGTGAGTCTGAGGACACGCCCTCATTGAACATCTGCCAGATGCCCTGCAGCGGTGAGTCTGGGCTGGAcaaagggggtgggtgggggttgaAGTGCTGTGCCCCAGTAAATAAGTTACGGTTTGTAACTAGCTCCTGTTGCCTCTTTTATTAGGACTATGCCCCAGTAGTGTCACCCCTGAGCGGGGGTCCTTGTAATGCTGTTCTGTCAGAGGCAAGGGCAGGATAGGATGTACTTTATCCATTACTAATGGGCGAGTGGATGCCTTAATTGTTACATAATAGTAATtgttgatttttttccccctataGATTTGATTGATGATGATATCAGTGATGACATCGACTGTGTGAAGGAATTGAAGAGAACCCACGAGAAAATGTGAGGAATCTGATATCattactacaactactactactataataataataataataataataataataatacggaCTTCACATCAGTAGCCTATCTTTCACAGATCATTGTTTAGAACATTTTGTGCAGACCGCTAAAGTGTTCCCCTTCTTCTCTTTCAGGAAATTGGACCCAGAGCAGAAATTCATGGCCCTCGCCATGAGGGCCAAAATGTAAGTAGAGACAACCATTTGTGCCAGGAGACAATTAAAGGACTCGCATATCGCAATCTCTTATATCAATTGTTGAAAAGGGTATTTTTGCCCCGATTtctgttgattgtgtgtgtgtgtgtgtgtgtgtgtgtgtgtgtgtgtgacagtgacagtgacagtgTCCCAATCTCAGTGGCTCCTTGTTAATTTAACAGTCTTCGTTCAACCATAACTGATGCTTCCATTATTGAGGCCTTCAACACAATTGAGTCAATGAAAGCACATGACAATGACATTGTttttctataaaaaaaaaatgctattacaaaagattgattgattgattgattgtttgaTTGAACCCTGGACAATGGTGTAAATTATCTGAAcaaccaaaaaaataaaatcctggAGTTTGATCTCAAATTAATttgaatacaatacaataaactTAAGTAGGCCTGCTATAAGATCACAAAACCAATCTTCCCCTGAGTCTAATAGAGACATGTGTTGTTGCAGGATGGCTATGATGTTCCCCATGGAATGCCGTTCTGTTGTTGCCGCTGACTACTTCGCCGAGTGCCAAACGGACTGATGAGACGCAGGGCGATCTCTTGTCCTTTCCTTGTGATATCCTGCTCACAAATACAATGTCCGTTACACAGTCTGTTCTGGTGTCTGTACCTGGACCATGTGTAATGTGGCTTCCATCAGCTTCTGTCATTCTAAAATAAAAAACTGTTTGAACAACTGAAAGAATTAGCTTGTCATTGCCCATGAATCTTTTGCATTTTATATGAAAAGTATAACAAAATAATGTGaaaccttgttttttttttcctttcatgGGGCTCAACATTTCTGGTGATGCCCCTGTTATTGCCATTGCAGGCACAAGGTTTTGGATATTGCAACAATTAGATGTCAACttgtatgattttttttcttcaaatttGGCTGATCTTCCTTCTCTATGCCTGACCCTGTCGCCACACATCACAAAGACAATGTTACCTTCAGGGCGATGAGATCCCTGCAGTGTGGACTATGAAAGAATGCAAGGGGCGGAGTGCAATCGGGATGGTCGGGAGTTTTTAACGCGGTCGTGAGTCGTACATGAgaaatacatatagaaaatCTTCGTGACGTACACTTCAAAGTTCTTAGAAATCCAACCAATATGtataccactcgctcactgtcttcatggttaccctgcacactcatctgtcccatgctgatttttgtgaAGGCTAGCCTtcattttttatcttaattcatttttgtcttattcaggcgttacagaactttcatggtcaccaataaaaaaaaaaattacaatttaattcgtttgtttgttcttaaattaacgcaggcctaggctagaatggagcaaagcctcttgggaatggggaatgtgtttctggtttatccaatgaaccgattgcaggtcaagtctatttacagaaatgtagggggataaatgagcggcctataaatgagcggcccctcgtctaatggcatgaccctacaagcgatcaagttcgaggaaaagtcttactgtctatgggaaaactacaggatttttgacagtcgacggatttgcgtggttgcttgctattttacacatggatggaaggcagagagaaaggttagcggAGCTGAAGCATTGATGTTATTGCTAGGCAGAAACTTGCACAAGCTAGTCTTATGTTGATAAgctatatatatagcctagcctatgactAATTACAGTAAtgggccactcaggctgataaatggtttgtggaactcGTTGGAACTGTCATATGTAAGcctttataggcctactttaatctaCCTACAAAGTGCCtggtttttcaattatttaattacctgtgttattagCAGGGTTCTTAAGTTTTGAGCtcagcttggagtgagattttttttgggggggggggggggggcactcactCACTAAAATGTTTACTTGTGTGCTAAATCGTGTGCTCATTCAATGAAGGTAGAATTGAATTGAAGTaagtgcactatttactaagATGAGTGCACCATGTACTAAAATAACTGTGTAAAACTTGCACATATAGCAAAAGGTGTGCACACATGTACGGATTATCAGCCAGTGAGCCCCTAGATGTGAAAAGGGCCCACTTCAAAAGGTTGGTAACTCAGCTTAGTTAGGGTGGTCTGGGGGCATGCTTCCCCAGaagacattttttaaaaataaccccttaaatataaacttctggtgagttttgtggaaagaagCATTAACCCTTTGAGACCTTTTTCAGGAAAGTCTGGGATTTGTACCCATCTTGCATAGCTATGTCTCTTATGTCAGCCTTTATATCAAAGGGAAaccatgtgtgtttttatgtcaccAGGAAGCATGTCAGTAGAAATAACTTTTCATATTCAGGTGGGATAGATTGGAATCTTGAAATATAATAATCTTGACGGTGGGATATTCTATGGCTCACCAATTTACGAGATATATGTACTGAGTGagacaaatattttgtttattagGCTAATTGCTTTATTCCCTTGAGTAGCCTATTGTCACCAAGTGACCaactttttattttctttttttatacggacagcaagttcattattttgggTTGCTATTACATTATGATGGTTGGCAGCTCATTGTCTGCAGCAGTccttgtatgtatatgtatgtatgtgtagcataGCCTACTCGCTCAAATTGATAACACTCATTGATAATAAGTTAATTTTCATTCATTGTTGACATGGTTCATGGAGGCTCAGACGGGTGTCTGATGAACACGCCACTAAAAAGCAGAAAACGAGTGCGAAAGTTGCAGCCGTGACGACAGGGAAAGTGCAGGCAGCCACCAGAGTGATTGGTCGTATAAAATGAGCGTTGCTGATGTCTGGGTTACACAAAGCTACAACGAcacaatcattatgttttcttaatgaccgacagtttagtttagtttataaaTAAAACACACTGTGCAGTTTTGAAATCTTAAACGTGTGACCCCACATACGCACACAAGCATAATGTGGTTGCAGGGAGGGGATgtaccagagccatataaaggtagagttgcaacaatgggtgttcaaaattcgttaaggtcacgaATGCCTGTATCCAGTGCCGCAACACTGACTAGACCTtacatcagtggtccccaaactacggcccgccaactCATTTTAGGTGGCACCccaaacatgtccgtggtatatagcatctggcccgcacgggagtacgacatcgtcaaactataacctccgtaatttccccattcattctctacgGCGTCTTAACAGTAGacgtgtaatactctttttgtccactggtggttgttttggcgctgtttcgcgtttgccatcgaaaacggaatgaaatataggcctacctgcaaacaatgtaagaggcctatgctgactgaatcagtgctcaaagtattctaaaagtttatcaattattcgttaataactaacttctattcaagtcatatttctgggactttctgggataattatttctattttttattcacacattcaaatgttcatacagagttcaaagttctcatcaggtgagtgaaagttagaatggtcatttcagatgtgtttCCCAGGACTTCATAAAACGCTCATAGTTTGATAACTTTAAATtttttgtaggatattgcttgttcttAACttgagtctttttattagtattatttcatttgagctacattttataCTGATATGGCATGTATCAATGTCAtcaaagtaggctacatgtaaatgtaatggaatattcaattaaggtagactgctgttgttcacagcactaagctatttatggttgatatactccgagtctctggccctctcttagagccaggcatagtgagctggccctcggaagaaaaagttttggGACCACTGCCTTACATGAATCCTGCAGAGATACAATCTCTGCATGGGCGGGTTTTATTATGTCTGGGCCGACAAGACACAGAGTTTAGCttactgtttttgttaactgTCTTCTGTTCTGTTCCGTGAATCAGCACCACCCTTGAAACGTTACACTGGGTCACAGAGTGTGGACTATGTTATTCGGACGTCAATTGACACTTGAGGACAGGACATCTGACAAAGAGGCATATAGGCTAAGCGGGGCGTGGGAAAGCAGAAAGAAGGGTGGAGGGGCGGGGATCTAGGCCTATAAAGGGCAACAAGTCACTTGTTTTCAGGCAACATTCTGGTAGTGAACAAGAGCATCGCAGAAAGAGATCTACAGGTGAAATCATGCGGACAACTCTACGTGCTGGAATGTTGGCCGCGCTGGCTGTGTTGGCGATGGTTGTCGGCAACAGCGAAGCAGTGGTGCTGTCCAAATGCAAGGTGAAGAACCACATGCAAGAGGTCTTCAACAGGACGAAGCTACTCATGAACAACACAGAAGACCTGATGGCGAAGAGTTGAGTTACCTATACTGCCTGAAAATGCCTGCGTCGTCCAACTCACACCTTTATATAAATAGCACCCTTGTAAAGATTGTAGGCCTTAGCTCATGACATGACAAGATGTTGATTTCGTGGTAGATGCGGCGATCAGGGCACCTCATAATGGACAAATCATTGACATGATAAATAATTTAACAATCGACTGCACTCAGTAGCCTAATCACACTTTGCAATAGCATGCCACAGGccatagtaggctaggctatctgAAGATATGTTGGTCGGTTAAAAGCAcatattttctttttaatatTGAGCATGTGTTTTCccccattttattttatttatttgtttgcctTCAAGTCGTTTGCCACGTTGaactcacctctgggttcaacACCAGCGCTAAGAACCAGCTGACGG from Alosa sapidissima isolate fAloSap1 chromosome 9, fAloSap1.pri, whole genome shotgun sequence includes these protein-coding regions:
- the LOC121718634 gene encoding uncharacterized protein LOC121718634, which translates into the protein MKALALGEMLGLLAVALVAGPAEGLVLTKCEMKVELEAMLPDMDDEDDGMKGPFKMEDILAKIICKIEFTTQFNTSQVTVMDPPKPLFPGRKPWPPRRPSVGDEGSGSAGQGEGEPVPKPENPEAPADKPERPVRRPWGRPFGRPWSPPRRGKRAVMPRFRPMVGRPWGRPQQEDSQEEPEEVEEEVEEDSSTWTLYGIFQLADRVVCESEDTPSLNICQMPCSDLIDDDISDDIDCVKELKRTHEKMKLDPEQKFMALAMRAKMMAMMFPMECRSVVAADYFAECQTD